From the genome of Syntrophales bacterium, one region includes:
- a CDS encoding NADH-quinone oxidoreductase subunit M, whose amino-acid sequence MLNTLPIISLIVFIPLAGVAAVMLCTGRAAVQWVSLVTAMFSFIASLVPFFGFDPTAGGFQYVEQASWIPALGISYHLGIDGLSLFLINLTTFLTVTAVLVSWNRIETKVKLYFSLFLVLSTGMLGVFAALDTFLFYLFWEATLIPMFLIIGIWGSADRRYAAIKFFIYTMGGSVLMLVGIIVMAFLNRNLGGGFGFDLVEWFGLTVPEAGQRWLFIVFFLAFAVKIPAFPFHTWLPDAHVEAPTAGSVILAGVLLKMGVYGILRFCFPLFPIAVSDFTPVIMALGIIGVIYGAFLAFAQRDLKKLVAYSSISHMGLIVVGVFAMNLAGIKGGIIHMVNHGLSTGALFILVGALYERKGTRDMDRMGGLAGRMPVMATLFMIVLLSSIGFPGLNGFVGEILLLLGAFQFVWWVGALGATTMVLGAVYMLWMYQRVMFETEREPTEGTVKDCSPRENCTMIPIVILIFVIGLFPSWFMNRMDLSAQVLLDKVQAGREYCAVPDHREYGKARGVSYDF is encoded by the coding sequence ATGCTCAACACACTGCCCATCATATCACTCATCGTCTTTATACCTCTCGCCGGGGTCGCGGCCGTCATGCTCTGCACAGGCAGAGCCGCCGTCCAGTGGGTTTCCCTGGTGACGGCGATGTTCAGCTTTATCGCGAGCCTCGTACCCTTTTTCGGCTTTGACCCGACGGCCGGAGGCTTCCAGTACGTTGAGCAAGCCTCCTGGATACCGGCGCTGGGCATATCCTACCATCTGGGTATCGACGGGTTGAGCCTGTTTTTGATCAACCTCACGACCTTTCTCACCGTCACCGCAGTACTGGTGTCCTGGAACAGAATAGAAACCAAGGTAAAACTGTACTTCTCCCTCTTCCTCGTTCTCTCCACGGGAATGCTGGGCGTTTTCGCGGCCCTCGACACGTTCCTCTTCTATCTGTTCTGGGAAGCGACCCTTATTCCCATGTTTCTCATAATCGGCATCTGGGGAAGCGCTGACCGCCGTTACGCCGCTATCAAGTTTTTCATCTACACCATGGGAGGCAGCGTGCTCATGCTGGTGGGCATCATTGTCATGGCCTTCCTTAACCGGAACCTGGGCGGCGGCTTTGGCTTCGACCTTGTGGAATGGTTCGGGCTCACCGTACCGGAAGCCGGCCAGCGATGGCTCTTCATTGTCTTCTTCCTGGCCTTCGCCGTCAAAATACCGGCATTCCCTTTCCATACCTGGCTTCCCGACGCCCACGTCGAGGCACCGACTGCGGGCAGCGTGATCCTGGCCGGTGTTCTGTTGAAAATGGGCGTCTACGGTATTCTCCGTTTCTGTTTTCCCCTGTTTCCCATCGCCGTCTCTGACTTTACGCCGGTCATCATGGCCCTGGGCATCATCGGGGTTATCTACGGGGCATTCCTGGCTTTCGCCCAGAGGGACCTGAAGAAGCTGGTCGCCTACTCGAGTATTTCCCACATGGGGCTGATCGTGGTTGGTGTTTTCGCCATGAACCTCGCCGGCATAAAGGGCGGCATCATACACATGGTGAACCACGGCCTCAGTACGGGCGCTCTCTTCATCCTGGTGGGGGCCCTGTATGAGCGGAAGGGGACCAGGGACATGGACAGGATGGGCGGTCTGGCAGGCCGGATGCCCGTTATGGCGACACTGTTTATGATTGTTCTTCTCTCATCTATCGGTTTTCCCGGACTCAACGGGTTTGTGGGAGAAATTCTCTTGCTCCTGGGAGCGTTCCAGTTTGTCTGGTGGGTTGGGGCCCTGGGGGCGACAACGATGGTCCTGGGGGCCGTCTATATGCTCTGGATGTACCAGCGTGTCATGTTCGAAACCGAACGGGAACCGACGGAAGGAACCGTCAAAGATTGTTCCCCCCGGGAGAATTGCACCATGATTCCAATTGTTATTCTGATTTTCGTGATCGGACTCTTCCCGTCATGGTTCATGAACCGAATGGACCTGTCGGCCCAGGTACTCCTGGACAAGGTACAAGCTGGACGCGAGTATTGCGCCGTGCCCGACCATCGCGAGTACGGGAAGGCGCGGGGGGTATCCTATGATTTCTAG
- the nuoL gene encoding NADH-quinone oxidoreductase subunit L, with protein sequence MSPALAYMLPLFPLVGVLLNGSAGVRFNSKTVSLVACAAVGLPLLAALALLVSMAGLPGDERVLTVTLYTWISQAGFTVSFGFLVDTLSMTMILVVLFVGFFIHLYSIGYMEGDPGYRRFFVYLNLFIFFMLLLVMADNLILTFLGWEGVGLCSYLLIGFWFEKKSAADAGRKAFVVNRIGDMGFMLGILMTVLLFQTVNYQELHRALEGSHGMAVTLPAVTALLFFIGAMGKSAQFPLHVWLPDAMEGPTPVSALIHAATMVNAGVYFMCRMFPLLAQAGIALPVIAAVGAFTAIYAALSAVGQTDIKKVLAYSTVSQIGYMFMAVGSGMYMAGMFHLVTHGIFKGLLFLGAGAVIHALRGEQETAAMGGLLKRLSLTSATFLLGLLALAGIFPMSGFFSKEVIIWGGFERYGLFYWFLGFGGAVITALYCGKLFGLAFLGEGTYDGSIHKPGYSMTVPLAVLGFCAATFGVFNLPMLAGKTIFGNFMASTLPPAQTGDPAVSHALETAMLLIVSIVVVVVLLAAMRLYSRRRNYMVQLEENNAGLMNLLFSGFRMDHLHDALLVGPFKRLAAFSSTVLDTIIIDGLVNRAGAAALAAGRLFALLQRGTVTAYALFIAAGIVLFLGITLAVTS encoded by the coding sequence ATGAGCCCTGCACTGGCATACATGCTGCCCCTGTTCCCGCTGGTCGGCGTACTGCTGAACGGGTCGGCCGGCGTCCGTTTCAACTCGAAGACGGTGTCCCTCGTCGCCTGCGCCGCCGTGGGGCTACCGCTCCTCGCCGCCCTGGCGTTGCTCGTTTCCATGGCCGGACTGCCCGGAGACGAACGGGTCCTCACGGTAACGCTCTACACCTGGATCAGCCAGGCGGGGTTCACTGTTTCCTTCGGTTTTCTGGTGGACACTCTTTCGATGACGATGATTCTGGTCGTACTTTTTGTGGGATTCTTCATCCACCTGTATTCCATAGGCTACATGGAGGGTGATCCGGGATACCGGCGTTTTTTCGTGTATCTCAATCTGTTTATCTTTTTCATGCTGCTCCTCGTCATGGCCGACAACCTGATTCTGACCTTTCTCGGCTGGGAAGGGGTGGGGCTGTGCTCCTATCTGCTCATCGGCTTCTGGTTCGAAAAAAAATCCGCCGCCGACGCCGGACGAAAAGCCTTCGTGGTGAATCGTATCGGCGACATGGGTTTCATGCTGGGCATCCTGATGACCGTCCTTCTCTTCCAGACCGTCAACTATCAGGAATTGCACCGTGCCCTTGAAGGCAGTCACGGTATGGCCGTCACACTGCCGGCCGTAACAGCCCTTCTGTTTTTCATCGGCGCCATGGGAAAGTCCGCCCAGTTCCCCCTTCATGTCTGGTTGCCCGATGCCATGGAAGGGCCGACGCCCGTGTCCGCCTTGATCCACGCGGCCACCATGGTCAATGCCGGCGTCTATTTCATGTGCCGCATGTTTCCCCTCCTGGCGCAGGCCGGGATCGCCCTTCCCGTAATCGCTGCCGTGGGGGCGTTCACCGCCATATACGCGGCCCTTTCGGCCGTGGGCCAGACGGATATCAAGAAGGTGCTCGCCTATTCAACCGTCAGCCAGATCGGCTACATGTTCATGGCCGTCGGTTCCGGCATGTACATGGCGGGCATGTTTCACCTTGTCACCCACGGCATCTTCAAGGGCCTCCTGTTCCTCGGGGCCGGAGCCGTCATACATGCCCTCCGGGGGGAGCAGGAAACGGCCGCCATGGGCGGACTCCTGAAACGGCTGTCCCTCACATCCGCCACATTCCTCCTGGGACTTCTGGCCTTGGCGGGCATTTTCCCCATGTCCGGGTTTTTCAGCAAAGAGGTCATCATATGGGGCGGTTTCGAACGATACGGCCTCTTTTACTGGTTTCTCGGTTTCGGTGGAGCCGTGATCACGGCTCTGTACTGCGGCAAGCTCTTCGGCCTGGCGTTTCTCGGGGAAGGCACGTACGACGGCTCAATCCACAAACCGGGATATTCCATGACTGTCCCGCTGGCGGTCCTGGGGTTCTGTGCCGCCACCTTCGGTGTTTTCAATCTGCCCATGCTTGCCGGGAAAACCATTTTCGGGAATTTTATGGCCTCCACGCTCCCCCCGGCGCAAACAGGTGACCCGGCGGTGTCACACGCTCTGGAAACAGCCATGCTGCTCATCGTTTCCATCGTCGTCGTCGTGGTACTCCTGGCCGCCATGAGACTCTATTCCCGGAGAAGGAATTACATGGTCCAGTTGGAAGAAAACAATGCCGGCCTGATGAATCTTCTTTTCAGCGGTTTTCGAATGGATCATTTACATGACGCCCTTTTGGTCGGGCCTTTCAAGAGGCTGGCCGCCTTCAGCAGTACCGTGCTCGACACGATCATTATCGACGGACTGGTCAATCGTGCCGGAGCGGCCGCCCTGGCAGCGGGCAGGCTCTTCGCGCTCCTGCAGAGAGGAACCGTGACCGCCTATGCCCTCTTTATAGCGGCGGGTATCGTCCTCTTTCTTGGCATAACACTGGCGGTAACCAGCTGA
- a CDS encoding NADH-quinone oxidoreductase subunit J, whose translation MHEYLLIGIVGILAIGGGLGVVFLANPINNVMSLLLTMLALAGLYAAMGAHVAALFQVIIYVGAILVLFIFAVMLLNLREAAGRIFTGPQTPGIGGAALALAIAMGTLLWGSLRKSPVPDEGLSLLERAGVHRLAIDLFTDHLLVFELTAVLLLVASIGAIIISRK comes from the coding sequence ATGCATGAATATCTGTTGATAGGAATAGTGGGAATCCTGGCGATTGGAGGGGGCCTGGGGGTTGTCTTCCTGGCAAACCCCATCAACAACGTGATGAGCCTTCTCCTGACGATGCTGGCTCTCGCGGGCCTTTACGCGGCCATGGGAGCCCATGTGGCGGCGCTTTTCCAGGTGATCATTTACGTGGGCGCCATTCTGGTGCTGTTCATTTTTGCCGTCATGCTTCTGAATCTGAGGGAAGCGGCGGGGCGGATCTTCACGGGACCGCAGACTCCGGGCATCGGCGGTGCCGCTCTGGCACTCGCCATCGCCATGGGAACCCTCCTCTGGGGATCGCTCCGCAAGAGCCCTGTTCCCGATGAAGGACTGTCACTGCTGGAACGTGCGGGCGTGCACAGGCTGGCCATCGACCTCTTCACGGACCATCTTCTCGTTTTTGAATTGACGGCGGTATTGCTTCTGGTGGCCTCCATCGGGGCCATCATCATCAGTAGAAAATAG
- the nuoK gene encoding NADH-quinone oxidoreductase subunit NuoK, translated as MELYLLLGIGILLFCLGVVGFLVRTNAVVLLLSVELMLNAANLVFIVFSRYLHGTDGQIYVFIVMAIAAAEVAVGLAVMISIFRLYGLLDISKIRLLRG; from the coding sequence ATGGAATTGTACCTGTTGCTCGGTATCGGAATCCTGCTCTTCTGTCTCGGTGTCGTCGGTTTTCTTGTGAGGACCAATGCCGTGGTGCTTCTGCTTTCCGTGGAATTGATGCTCAACGCCGCCAATCTGGTTTTCATTGTTTTTTCGCGATATCTTCACGGAACCGACGGCCAGATATACGTGTTTATCGTCATGGCTATCGCCGCTGCCGAGGTGGCCGTGGGCCTTGCCGTCATGATTTCCATATTCAGGCTGTACGGACTGCTTGATATTTCAAAAATACGATTACTCAGAGGATGA
- a CDS encoding NADH-quinone oxidoreductase subunit I — protein sequence MIKALLNGLWTTLKEFFRKPITMQYPEQKWTFPERFRGRPKLLTDDTGGVLCVACGLCEKICPCQCIIVVPGTGPDGIRNLKDYTLDLSRCCFCGMCVESCPVEAIIMGHEYELAVYDRKQLILDTAELTKKSLR from the coding sequence ATGATCAAAGCCTTGTTGAACGGGTTGTGGACGACGCTGAAGGAATTTTTCCGGAAACCCATAACCATGCAATATCCGGAGCAGAAGTGGACGTTTCCGGAACGCTTCCGGGGACGGCCGAAACTGCTCACCGATGATACGGGCGGGGTGCTCTGTGTCGCCTGTGGTCTGTGCGAAAAGATCTGTCCCTGTCAGTGCATAATCGTGGTGCCCGGAACAGGCCCGGACGGGATCCGGAACCTGAAGGACTACACACTGGACCTCAGCCGTTGCTGTTTCTGCGGTATGTGTGTCGAGTCCTGTCCGGTGGAAGCCATTATCATGGGGCACGAGTACGAGTTGGCCGTCTATGACAGGAAACAGCTGATACTCGATACTGCCGAACTGACGAAAAAGTCTCTGCGGTGA